In Ancalomicrobiaceae bacterium S20, the following proteins share a genomic window:
- a CDS encoding FxsA family protein, producing MPLLALLFLAWPFLEIAGFIVVGRAIGVLPTLALLIASIALGVLILRGLGFATVGRLRAEFDRGRNPGETLGHSALIALAALLLIVPGFLSDIAALLLLVPPVRTMLIRAIGRRADFVVVRTEASSRVVDLDEGEWSRKQPETAAGAPRADSPWRQLGPGTGPDREAGPR from the coding sequence ATGCCTCTGCTCGCCCTTCTGTTCCTGGCGTGGCCGTTCCTGGAGATCGCCGGCTTCATCGTGGTGGGGCGGGCGATCGGCGTGCTGCCGACGCTGGCGCTTCTGATCGCGTCCATCGCACTCGGCGTGCTCATCCTGCGCGGTCTCGGGTTCGCGACTGTCGGTCGGCTCCGGGCGGAATTCGACCGTGGGCGAAATCCGGGCGAGACGCTCGGCCACTCGGCGCTCATCGCGCTCGCCGCGCTGCTCCTGATCGTGCCCGGCTTCCTGTCGGACATCGCGGCGTTGCTGCTCCTCGTACCGCCGGTGCGGACGATGCTGATCCGGGCGATCGGCCGGCGCGCCGACTTCGTCGTGGTCCGCACCGAGGCCTCGTCACGCGTCGTCGATCTCGACGAGGGCGAGTGGAGCCGCAAACAGCCCGAGACCGCGGCCGGCGCTCCGCGTGCGGATTCGCCCTGGCGGCAACTCGGGCCGGGGACCGGACCCGATCGCGAAGCCGGGCCGCGCTGA
- the secB gene encoding protein-export chaperone SecB: protein MSNENGGNATANTQGGGAPSVNVLAQYVKDLSFENPGAPASLAPREQGPELTINVNVGAKPLSETEIEVDLKLEARALSGSEVLFAAEVIYSGLFRIMNVPEEHIHPFVLIECPRILFPFARQIVADVTRNGGFPPLMIDPIDFVALYQQNMAREQVGAPN, encoded by the coding sequence ATGTCGAACGAAAACGGCGGTAACGCCACAGCGAACACGCAGGGCGGCGGCGCTCCGTCGGTCAACGTGCTGGCGCAGTACGTCAAGGATCTGAGCTTCGAGAACCCGGGCGCGCCGGCGTCGCTCGCGCCGCGCGAGCAGGGCCCGGAGCTGACGATCAACGTCAACGTCGGCGCCAAGCCGCTGTCGGAGACCGAGATCGAAGTCGACCTCAAGCTCGAGGCGCGGGCGCTGAGCGGTTCGGAGGTGCTGTTCGCCGCCGAGGTGATCTATTCGGGCCTGTTCCGGATCATGAACGTGCCGGAAGAGCACATTCATCCCTTCGTGCTGATCGAGTGCCCGCGCATCCTGTTCCCGTTCGCGCGGCAGATCGTCGCCGACGTGACCCGCAATGGCGGCTTCCCGCCGCTGATGATCGACCCGATCGACTTCGTCGCGCTCTATCAGCAGAACATGGCGCGCGAGCAGGTCGGCGCGCCGAACTGA
- the dnaQ gene encoding DNA polymerase III subunit epsilon, which yields MREIVLDTETTGLNPRGGDRIVEIGGVELINHIPTGQSYHVYINPERSMPREAFDVHGLSEEFLADKPKFAEVGPGFADFIAGARLVIHNAAFDIGFINAEFARIGVDPVHWDNVLDTLALAKRKHPAGPNSLDALCSRYGIDNSRRTRHGALLDAELLAEVYIELIGGKQAALSLVTETAVSVGGSSGSGLARLVRTRPTPLAPRITAEERAAHDAFIAKLGDNAIWRKYSTEA from the coding sequence ATGCGCGAGATCGTGCTCGACACCGAGACCACCGGCCTCAACCCGCGCGGCGGAGACCGCATTGTCGAGATCGGCGGCGTCGAGCTGATCAACCACATCCCGACCGGCCAGAGCTATCACGTCTACATCAACCCCGAGCGGTCCATGCCGCGCGAGGCCTTCGACGTGCACGGCCTGTCGGAGGAGTTCCTGGCCGACAAGCCGAAGTTCGCCGAAGTCGGTCCCGGCTTTGCCGATTTCATCGCTGGGGCGCGGCTGGTCATCCACAACGCTGCCTTCGATATCGGCTTCATCAATGCCGAGTTCGCCCGGATCGGTGTCGATCCCGTGCATTGGGACAACGTGCTCGACACACTTGCGCTCGCCAAACGCAAGCATCCGGCCGGGCCCAATTCGCTCGATGCGCTCTGCTCGCGCTACGGTATCGATAATTCGCGGCGGACGCGCCACGGCGCTCTGCTCGACGCCGAGCTGCTGGCGGAAGTCTATATCGAGCTGATCGGCGGCAAGCAGGCCGCGCTCAGCCTGGTCACCGAGACCGCCGTCTCCGTCGGCGGATCGTCCGGTTCGGGCCTTGCCCGCCTCGTCCGGACCCGGCCCACCCCGCTCGCGCCACGCATCACGGCGGAGGAACGCGCGGCCCATGACGCCTTCATCGCCAAGCTCGGCGACAACGCGATCTGGCGGAAGTACTCGACCGAGGCCTGA
- the coaE gene encoding dephospho-CoA kinase (Dephospho-CoA kinase (CoaE) performs the final step in coenzyme A biosynthesis.), whose protein sequence is MIVLGLTGSIGMGKSTTATLFREAGVPVHDADASVHALYAGEAVPLVEAAFPGTTRDGVVDRPALSARVLGDDVAMRRLEAIVHPLVRAAERRFLDEAAAAGRSVVVLDVPLLFETGAADRVDALVVVTAPSDVQRARVLARPGMTVERFEQILARQMPDAEKRARAHFVIDTGRGLEPARRQVADVIRAAAGMMGKGKPPALR, encoded by the coding sequence ATGATCGTGCTCGGCCTCACCGGATCGATCGGCATGGGCAAGTCGACCACGGCCACGCTGTTCCGCGAGGCCGGCGTCCCGGTCCACGACGCCGATGCGAGTGTCCATGCGCTCTATGCCGGCGAGGCGGTTCCGCTCGTCGAGGCGGCGTTTCCGGGCACGACCCGCGACGGCGTGGTCGATCGCCCGGCACTGTCGGCGCGCGTGCTCGGCGACGATGTCGCGATGCGTCGGCTGGAGGCGATTGTGCATCCGCTGGTCCGCGCGGCCGAGCGGCGGTTTCTGGACGAGGCGGCTGCGGCCGGCCGGTCGGTGGTCGTGCTCGATGTGCCGTTGCTGTTCGAGACCGGCGCAGCAGACCGCGTCGATGCGCTCGTCGTGGTGACGGCACCGTCGGACGTCCAGCGCGCCCGCGTGCTCGCCCGTCCCGGCATGACCGTCGAACGGTTCGAGCAGATCCTCGCCCGCCAGATGCCCGACGCCGAAAAGCGCGCCCGCGCCCATTTCGTCATCGACACCGGGCGCGGCCTGGAACCGGCTCGACGGCAGGTCGCCGATGTGATCCGCGCCGCGGCCGGGATGATGGGGAAAGGCAAGCCGCCGGCCTTGCGGTGA
- a CDS encoding shikimate dehydrogenase, with protein sequence MTAFDQDLYRVDDLQRGAADGPIAAVVGWPVAHARSPLIQGYWLRKLGRAGGYGRIAVRPEDAARFFAGLARSGLAGANVTVPHKEAAFAACDEFEPVARATGAVNTLWIEAGKLCGTNTDALGFLANLDDRAHGWDNSGGQALVLGAGGAARAVVWALASRGLKVRIVNRTRARAEELATRLGAVAHDWSEAEALLGQTRVLVNTTSLGMSGKGDLDLDLAALPATALVTDIVYVPLETPLLARARARGNPTVDGLGMLLHQAVPGFRRWFGGCPEVTPALRDLVLADIEGHR encoded by the coding sequence ATGACTGCCTTCGATCAGGATCTCTATCGTGTCGACGACCTCCAGCGCGGCGCTGCCGATGGCCCGATCGCGGCCGTCGTCGGCTGGCCGGTCGCCCATGCCCGCTCGCCGCTGATCCAGGGCTATTGGCTCCGCAAGCTCGGCCGCGCCGGCGGCTACGGCCGGATCGCGGTCCGGCCTGAAGACGCTGCTCGCTTCTTCGCCGGACTGGCGCGGTCCGGCCTCGCGGGTGCCAACGTCACCGTTCCCCACAAGGAAGCCGCCTTCGCCGCCTGTGACGAATTCGAGCCCGTCGCCCGTGCCACCGGGGCGGTGAATACCCTGTGGATCGAGGCTGGAAAGCTCTGCGGCACCAACACGGACGCGCTCGGTTTTCTCGCCAATCTCGACGACCGTGCACATGGTTGGGACAACAGCGGGGGTCAAGCGCTGGTGCTCGGCGCCGGCGGCGCGGCCCGCGCGGTCGTATGGGCGCTCGCCTCACGCGGCCTGAAGGTGCGGATCGTCAACCGCACCCGCGCCCGTGCCGAGGAGTTGGCGACCCGCCTCGGTGCGGTCGCCCACGACTGGAGCGAAGCCGAGGCACTGCTCGGCCAGACGCGCGTGCTGGTCAACACCACCTCGCTCGGCATGTCGGGCAAGGGGGATCTCGATCTCGATCTCGCCGCGCTCCCCGCGACCGCGCTTGTCACCGACATCGTCTACGTGCCGCTGGAGACGCCGCTGCTCGCCCGGGCTCGGGCGCGCGGCAATCCGACTGTCGACGGCCTCGGCATGTTGCTGCATCAGGCGGTGCCGGGCTTCCGGCGCTGGTTCGGCGGCTGTCCCGAGGTTACGCCGGCGCTGCGCGATCTGGTGCTGGCCGACATCGAGGGTCACCGATGA
- a CDS encoding Maf family protein, which translates to MNSSFDPAAGRLVLASRSKARVGLMTGAGLAFDAEPSQVDERAVEAEHLAAGADPETIAMVLAEAKALDVASRRPHDLVLGCDQTLGLDGRRYVKAETIDEAREQILSLRGRTHALHSALVLARGDSVVWRHVSTARLTVRAFSDAFLDAYLQAVGDRVLSSVGGYQLEGLGIQLFERIEGDYFTILGLPLLPLLDELRRMGRALA; encoded by the coding sequence ATGAACTCGTCCTTCGACCCCGCGGCCGGACGTCTCGTCCTCGCCTCGCGTAGCAAGGCCCGCGTCGGCCTGATGACCGGTGCCGGCCTCGCCTTCGATGCCGAACCGTCGCAGGTCGACGAACGCGCGGTCGAGGCCGAGCACCTCGCCGCCGGCGCCGATCCGGAAACGATCGCCATGGTGTTGGCGGAGGCCAAGGCGCTCGACGTCGCATCGCGCCGGCCCCACGATCTGGTGCTCGGCTGCGACCAGACCCTCGGGCTCGATGGTCGTCGCTATGTGAAGGCCGAAACCATCGACGAGGCGCGGGAGCAGATTCTGTCCCTGCGCGGCCGGACCCACGCACTTCATTCGGCGCTCGTGCTGGCGCGTGGCGACAGCGTTGTCTGGCGCCATGTCTCGACCGCGCGCCTGACGGTCCGCGCCTTTTCGGACGCGTTTCTCGACGCCTATCTCCAGGCGGTCGGCGACCGGGTATTGTCGAGCGTCGGCGGCTATCAGCTCGAAGGCCTCGGCATTCAGCTGTTCGAGCGCATCGAGGGCGACTATTTCACCATTCTCGGGCTGCCGCTGTTGCCGCTGCTCGACGAACTTCGCCGCATGGGACGTGCCCTCGCATGA
- a CDS encoding pyruvate, water dikinase regulatory protein — protein sequence MNTAPNYFHLHLISDSTGETLITVARAAAAQYESIEAIEHVHPLVRTDRHLDRALIEIEQSPGIVLYTLVSQDLAARLDRFCRDQGLPCVSVLAPIFDVFRSYLNVAQTHRVGAQHALDAEYFRRIDALNFTMAHDDGQLPRDLDDAEVIILGVSRTSKTPTSIYLANRGVKVANIPVVPNVPLPPALFEVTRPVIVGLVASPERIAQIRENRILALGTKTFDTAYADRQAIAQEIADMRRICSEHEWPTIDVTRRSIEETAAAIISLMRARRA from the coding sequence GTGAACACCGCACCCAACTACTTCCACCTCCACCTGATTTCCGATTCCACCGGCGAGACCTTGATCACGGTCGCCCGCGCCGCCGCGGCCCAGTACGAGTCGATCGAGGCGATCGAGCACGTGCATCCGCTGGTGCGCACCGACCGGCATCTGGACCGGGCGCTGATCGAGATCGAGCAGTCGCCGGGGATCGTGCTCTATACGCTGGTGTCGCAGGACCTTGCGGCGCGGCTCGACCGGTTCTGCCGCGACCAGGGCCTGCCCTGCGTCTCGGTGCTGGCGCCGATCTTCGATGTGTTCCGCTCCTATCTGAACGTCGCCCAGACGCACCGCGTCGGCGCCCAGCATGCGCTCGACGCCGAATATTTCCGTCGGATCGACGCGCTGAACTTCACCATGGCGCATGACGACGGCCAGCTGCCGCGCGATCTCGACGACGCCGAGGTGATCATCCTCGGCGTATCCCGCACATCGAAGACGCCGACCTCGATCTATCTCGCCAACCGCGGCGTGAAGGTCGCCAACATCCCCGTGGTCCCCAACGTGCCGCTGCCGCCCGCCCTGTTCGAGGTGACCAGGCCGGTGATCGTCGGTCTGGTCGCGAGCCCCGAGCGGATCGCGCAGATCCGCGAGAACCGCATTCTGGCGCTCGGCACCAAGACCTTCGACACGGCCTACGCGGATCGGCAGGCGATCGCGCAGGAAATCGCCGACATGCGCCGCATCTGCTCCGAACACGAATGGCCGACGATCGACGTGACGCGGCGCTCGATCGAGGAAACCGCGGCTGCGATCATTTCGCTGATGCGCGCGCGGCGCGCCTGA
- the hemE gene encoding uroporphyrinogen decarboxylase, with amino-acid sequence MTERGGSGQGPTAPERKLLKVLAGEAIFPPPIWVMRQAGRYLPEYRATRAEAGGFLDLCYTPRLATEVTLQPIRRYGFDAAILFSDILVIPDALGRKVSFLEGEGPVLEPLPLGEVERLSGEGVVDRLAPVLEAVASIRAALPRETTLLGFCGAPWTVATYMIAGRGTPDQGPARRAALGDPERFGRLIDVLVTASIDYLIAQLRAGADAVQIFDTWAGVLDEASFERWVIEPTKRIVAGIRAAVPGARVIGFPKGAQASLVRFAAETGVDAVGMDWTMPLGFARDAIQPKVAVQGNLDPMRVVTGGRAIDEGVDRILETLGQGRLIFNLGHGITPDADPAHVARLVDRVRAARR; translated from the coding sequence GTGACCGAACGCGGCGGATCAGGACAGGGGCCGACGGCACCCGAACGGAAGCTCCTCAAGGTCCTGGCGGGCGAAGCTATCTTTCCTCCTCCGATCTGGGTCATGCGACAGGCGGGCCGCTACCTGCCGGAGTACAGGGCAACGCGGGCCGAAGCGGGCGGGTTCCTGGATCTCTGCTACACGCCGCGGCTGGCGACCGAAGTCACCCTGCAGCCGATCCGGCGCTACGGCTTCGATGCGGCGATCCTGTTCTCCGACATCCTGGTCATCCCGGATGCGCTGGGACGGAAGGTGAGCTTCCTGGAGGGCGAGGGACCGGTTCTCGAGCCCCTACCGCTCGGCGAGGTCGAGCGGCTGTCGGGTGAAGGCGTCGTGGATCGTCTGGCGCCGGTGCTGGAGGCCGTCGCATCGATCCGGGCTGCCCTGCCGCGCGAGACCACGCTGCTGGGCTTCTGCGGGGCTCCCTGGACGGTGGCGACCTACATGATCGCCGGACGGGGCACTCCGGACCAGGGACCGGCCCGGCGGGCCGCGCTCGGCGATCCCGAGCGGTTCGGCCGGCTGATCGATGTCCTGGTCACCGCCTCGATCGATTATCTGATCGCGCAGCTCCGAGCCGGGGCCGATGCGGTGCAGATCTTCGACACATGGGCCGGCGTGCTCGACGAGGCGTCGTTCGAGCGCTGGGTGATCGAGCCGACCAAGCGGATCGTCGCAGGGATCCGCGCCGCCGTGCCGGGGGCGCGCGTGATCGGCTTTCCGAAGGGCGCGCAGGCTTCACTGGTACGGTTCGCCGCCGAGACCGGCGTCGATGCGGTCGGCATGGACTGGACCATGCCGCTCGGTTTTGCCCGCGATGCGATCCAGCCGAAGGTTGCTGTTCAGGGCAACCTCGATCCGATGCGGGTGGTGACCGGCGGCCGGGCCATCGATGAGGGCGTCGATCGCATCCTCGAGACGCTTGGTCAGGGCCGGCTGATCTTCAATCTCGGACACGGCATCACGCCGGATGCGGATCCGGCCCATGTCGCACGGCTGGTGGACCGGGTGCGCGCGGCGCGGCGTTGA
- a CDS encoding CopD family protein, whose protein sequence is MTSDLGSIERDRSPARRAAIAIAVTVVLFGALVLWNPAGLYNWMKALHVIAVIAWMAGMLYLPRLFVNHVGLPIGSAESELLKGMERRLLRIIVNPAMIVTWVVGAWLVWQGEWWRAPWFHGKFALVLILSALHGHFSAAVRAFGEDRNAKTARYWRIMNEMPALCMIGIVILVIVKPF, encoded by the coding sequence ATGACATCCGATCTCGGATCGATCGAACGGGACCGGTCTCCGGCGCGGCGGGCGGCGATTGCCATCGCGGTCACGGTTGTGCTGTTCGGCGCGCTGGTTCTCTGGAATCCGGCCGGGCTCTACAACTGGATGAAGGCGTTGCATGTGATCGCGGTCATCGCCTGGATGGCCGGCATGCTCTACCTGCCGCGGCTTTTCGTGAACCACGTCGGACTACCGATCGGGTCGGCCGAATCCGAGCTTCTGAAGGGCATGGAGCGCCGCCTGCTGCGGATCATCGTCAATCCGGCGATGATCGTGACCTGGGTGGTCGGCGCCTGGCTGGTCTGGCAGGGCGAATGGTGGCGAGCGCCGTGGTTTCACGGGAAATTCGCCCTCGTGCTGATCCTGTCGGCTCTGCACGGGCACTTTTCGGCCGCGGTCCGGGCCTTCGGCGAGGATCGGAACGCGAAGACGGCGCGCTATTGGCGAATCATGAACGAGATGCCGGCCCTGTGCATGATCGGCATCGTCATCCTGGTGATCGTGAAGCCGTTCTGA
- the rho gene encoding transcription termination factor Rho yields MQQLKLQDLKSKSPTELLSFAEELEVENASTLRKQELMFAILKQLAAKETEIIGEGVVEVLQDGFGFLRSPDANYLPGPDDIYVSPSQIRRFSLRTGDTVEGHIRSPKEGERYFALLKVNTINFEDPDKARHKVHFDNLTPLYPDERFKMELEEPTSKDMSQRIIDIVSPLGKGQRALIVAPPRTGKTVLLQNIAKSITANHPECYLIVLLIDERPEEVTDMQRTVKGEVVSSTFDEPASRHVQVAEMVIEKAKRLVEHGRDVVILLDSITRLGRAYNTVVPSSGKVLTGGVDANALQRPKRFFGAARNIEEGGSLTIIATALIDTGSRMDEVIFEEFKGTGNSEIILDRKVADKRTFPALDITRSGTRKEELLVPSDMLKKTYVLRRILTPMGTVDAIEFLLDKLRQTKTNSDFFDSMNT; encoded by the coding sequence ATGCAGCAGTTGAAGCTTCAGGACCTCAAGTCCAAGTCCCCGACGGAACTCCTCTCCTTCGCCGAAGAGCTCGAGGTCGAAAACGCGAGCACGCTGCGCAAGCAGGAGCTCATGTTCGCGATCCTGAAGCAGCTCGCGGCCAAGGAGACGGAGATCATCGGCGAGGGCGTCGTCGAGGTCCTGCAGGACGGCTTCGGCTTTCTGCGTTCGCCGGATGCGAACTACCTGCCGGGTCCGGACGATATCTATGTCTCACCGTCGCAGATCCGGCGCTTCTCGCTGCGCACCGGCGATACGGTCGAGGGCCATATCCGCAGCCCGAAGGAGGGCGAACGGTACTTCGCCCTGCTCAAGGTCAACACGATCAACTTCGAAGACCCCGACAAGGCGCGCCACAAGGTCCACTTCGACAATCTGACGCCGCTCTATCCGGACGAGCGGTTCAAGATGGAGCTCGAGGAGCCGACCTCGAAGGACATGTCGCAGCGGATCATCGACATCGTGTCGCCGCTCGGCAAAGGCCAGCGCGCGCTGATCGTCGCGCCGCCCCGGACCGGCAAGACGGTGCTGCTCCAGAACATCGCCAAGTCGATCACGGCGAACCATCCGGAGTGCTACCTGATCGTCCTGCTGATCGACGAGCGTCCGGAAGAAGTCACGGACATGCAGCGCACGGTAAAGGGCGAGGTCGTGTCGTCGACCTTCGACGAGCCGGCGTCGCGCCACGTCCAGGTCGCCGAGATGGTGATCGAGAAGGCCAAGCGCCTGGTCGAGCACGGCCGCGACGTGGTGATCCTGCTCGACTCCATCACCCGCCTCGGCCGCGCCTACAACACGGTGGTGCCGTCCTCGGGCAAGGTGCTGACCGGCGGTGTCGACGCCAACGCGCTGCAGCGGCCGAAGCGCTTCTTCGGCGCGGCGCGCAATATCGAGGAAGGCGGTTCGCTGACCATCATCGCGACCGCGCTGATCGATACCGGCAGCCGCATGGACGAGGTGATCTTCGAAGAGTTCAAGGGCACCGGCAACTCGGAAATCATCCTCGACCGCAAGGTCGCCGACAAGCGGACGTTCCCGGCGCTCGACATCACGCGTTCGGGCACCCGCAAGGAGGAGCTGCTCGTGCCGTCGGACATGCTCAAGAAGACCTATGTCCTGCGCCGCATCCTCACGCCGATGGGTACGGTCGACGCCATCGAGTTCCTGCTCGACAAGCTGCGGCAGACCAAGACGAACAGCGATTTCTTCGATTCCATGAACACCTGA
- a CDS encoding thioredoxin domain-containing protein — MDIPMNLLAGETSPYLLQHADNPVDWRPWGPAALAEAKATGKPILLSIGYAACHWCHVMAHESFEDEAVASVMNRLFVNIKVDREERPDIDQIYMAALHALGEPGGWPLTMFLSPEGEPFWGGTYFPKQAKWGKPGFTQVLEEVARVFREEPDRVAKNRRALIERIETRAREGAPLHRPLLDAAAEKLLAIMDPDEGGTQGAPKFPQAGLLELLWRAGTRTGVPAYKDAALLALRKMAQGGIYDHLGGGFARYSVDDHWLVPHFEKMLYDNGQLLDLYCLAHAETDDPLFRDRIEETIGWLTREMTLPGGAYASSLDADSEGVEGKFYVWDETEIRSVLGIDADLFITAYGVRPEGNWEEVNILNRSGAPDRRSLEDETRLAAARAKLLAARAHRVRPGLDDKVLADWNGLAIAGLARCGAHFERPDWVAAAWDAYRFVTESMTRGDRFGHSWREGRLVFPGMASDFAQMIRAALTLHRAIGDEALIADAVRWADALHTHYWDETAGGVYMTAGDAEALVVRPKSALDEATPNANGTLADSLVRLWILTGEPRFRDRADRILLAFSGDVLRNVFGTASLLNALDTRLGPVEVVIAAPPGTSLTPMRNEIAASTDLRVIPFVVESIDDLPEDHPARGKAPISGMATAFVCRDGACSLPVTEPAELRALLTGRPMPGT, encoded by the coding sequence ATGGACATACCGATGAACCTGCTCGCCGGCGAAACCAGTCCGTATCTGCTGCAGCATGCCGACAACCCGGTCGACTGGCGTCCCTGGGGCCCTGCGGCGCTCGCCGAGGCGAAGGCGACCGGCAAGCCGATCCTGCTCTCGATCGGCTATGCGGCCTGCCATTGGTGTCATGTGATGGCGCACGAGTCCTTCGAGGACGAAGCGGTGGCCTCGGTGATGAACCGCCTGTTCGTGAACATCAAGGTCGACCGCGAAGAACGGCCCGACATCGACCAGATCTACATGGCCGCCCTCCATGCGCTCGGCGAACCGGGCGGCTGGCCGCTGACCATGTTCCTGAGCCCGGAGGGCGAGCCGTTCTGGGGCGGCACCTATTTTCCCAAACAGGCGAAGTGGGGCAAGCCGGGCTTCACCCAGGTGCTCGAGGAAGTCGCGCGGGTGTTTCGCGAGGAGCCTGACCGCGTCGCCAAAAACCGGCGCGCACTGATCGAGCGGATCGAGACCCGGGCCCGCGAGGGCGCACCTCTGCATCGCCCCCTGCTCGACGCGGCCGCCGAAAAGCTGCTGGCGATCATGGATCCCGACGAGGGCGGCACGCAGGGCGCGCCGAAGTTCCCGCAGGCCGGTCTGCTCGAACTGCTCTGGCGTGCCGGCACCCGCACGGGCGTTCCCGCCTACAAGGACGCCGCCCTCCTCGCGCTGCGCAAGATGGCGCAGGGCGGCATCTATGACCATCTCGGCGGCGGCTTCGCGCGCTACTCGGTCGATGATCATTGGCTCGTGCCGCATTTCGAGAAGATGCTCTACGACAACGGCCAACTCCTCGACCTCTATTGCCTCGCCCACGCCGAAACCGACGACCCGCTGTTTCGGGACCGAATCGAGGAGACGATCGGCTGGCTGACGCGAGAAATGACCTTGCCCGGCGGCGCCTACGCCTCGAGCCTCGACGCGGATTCCGAGGGCGTCGAAGGCAAGTTCTATGTCTGGGACGAGACCGAGATCCGCAGCGTTCTCGGCATCGACGCCGACCTGTTCATCACGGCCTATGGGGTTCGACCGGAGGGAAACTGGGAGGAGGTCAACATCCTGAACCGGTCCGGCGCTCCCGACCGTCGATCGCTCGAGGATGAAACTCGCCTCGCCGCCGCCCGTGCCAAGCTGCTGGCGGCGCGCGCGCATCGGGTTCGTCCAGGCCTCGACGACAAGGTTCTCGCCGATTGGAACGGCCTCGCCATCGCTGGCCTCGCTCGCTGCGGCGCCCATTTCGAACGGCCCGACTGGGTCGCCGCGGCCTGGGACGCGTATCGTTTCGTCACCGAATCCATGACCCGCGGCGATCGCTTCGGCCATTCCTGGCGCGAGGGACGCCTCGTCTTCCCGGGCATGGCGTCGGACTTCGCCCAGATGATCCGCGCCGCTCTCACGCTCCATAGAGCGATCGGCGACGAAGCCCTGATCGCGGACGCGGTACGTTGGGCCGATGCGCTTCACACTCATTACTGGGACGAGACGGCCGGCGGCGTCTACATGACCGCGGGCGATGCCGAGGCTCTAGTCGTTCGCCCGAAGAGCGCACTCGACGAAGCGACCCCGAATGCCAATGGCACACTGGCGGACTCTCTGGTCCGGCTGTGGATTCTGACCGGCGAGCCGCGCTTCCGAGACCGTGCCGATCGCATCCTGCTCGCCTTCTCCGGCGATGTGCTGCGCAACGTTTTCGGCACCGCGAGCCTGCTCAACGCGCTCGACACGCGCCTGGGACCGGTCGAAGTCGTCATCGCCGCCCCGCCGGGCACCAGCCTGACGCCGATGCGCAACGAGATCGCCGCTTCGACCGATTTGCGCGTCATTCCTTTCGTGGTCGAATCGATCGACGATCTTCCCGAAGACCACCCGGCTCGCGGCAAGGCGCCGATCTCCGGCATGGCGACGGCCTTCGTCTGCCGCGACGGCGCCTGCTCGCTGCCTGTGACCGAGCCGGCCGAACTGCGTGCCTTGCTGACCGGCCGGCCGATGCCCGGCACCTGA